The Benincasa hispida cultivar B227 chromosome 9, ASM972705v1, whole genome shotgun sequence genome has a segment encoding these proteins:
- the LOC120085707 gene encoding serine/threonine-protein kinase EDR1 — protein sequence MSKMKHLLRKLHIGGGLNEHQRLSDARPVARPSSSPSPGPSPNSNPSGSSSSGSSSSLSMASSTTMGRLEAVESVVDPPASGDVVGGGCVDFNALEEEFQVQLAMAISASDPDSRQDTESAQIDAAKRMSLGCSPSVSGSKALAEFLSLQYWSYNVVNYDEKVMDGFYDLYGITANSSTRGKMPLLVDLKEICVTSDIDYEVILVNRLLDPELQQLERQAYNIFMECRVSEYGFILSGLVQKIADIVVARMGGPVGDAEEMLRKWTRRSYEMRSSLNTIILPLGCLDIGLARHRALLFKVLADRINLPCILVKGSYYTGTDDGAVNMIKIDNGSEYIIDLMGAPGTLIPSEAPSCQFSNYGFDRRPADVIEVPEDTPVLQNGAEAVSISSTQDGVANVCNLISKEASDLDAQSKENIRNFIEEIQTGSSDYDFAKLLELESSACESSLGACAQSASAQKKKVKKVSKYVISAAKNPEFAQKLHAVLLESGASPPADLFSDIDSQDKGESKATFQMYPLNGKGIDVGLQSHPNILASHGKSSATSTETEYSNNIVHENKQNLSAEGLSDEQMPDTNANKHSIFWPHSMKNEGFVFVDVNGETGKLVDVNGTFHREHTDGLLLTSDADFHKKLGSALVNEERRLLQDKSSGPLQCYDLSQNPHENLLEIDNSKLHASDEHNETINPILGEVAEWEIPWEDLHIGERIGIGSYGEVYRADWNGTEVAVKKFLDQDFSGAALVQLKCEVEIMLRLRHPNVVLFMGAVTRPPHFSILTEFLPRGSLYRLLHRPNSQLDERRRLKMALDVAKGMNYLHTSHPTIVHRDLKSPNLLVDKNWVVKVCDFGLSRVKQNTFLSSKSTAGTPEWMAPEVLRNEPANEKCDVYSFGVILWELTTCRIPWKGLNPMQVVGAVGFQNRRLEIPEDVDPAVAQIICDCWQTDSQLRPSFSQLITRLRRLQRLVKKTYSGNQISE from the exons ATGTCGAAAATGAAACATCTTCTTCGAAAGCTTCACATCGGTGGAGGACTTAATGAGCACCAGCGATTGAGCGATGCCCGACCTGTGGCACGACCCAGTTCGAGCCCCAGTCCAGGCCCAAGCCCCAATAGTAATCCATCTGGTTCCTCGTCTTCTGGGTCTTCCTCGTCTTTGTCTATGGCGTCTTCTACTACAATGGGGAGATTGGAGGCTGTTGAATCAGTCGTTGATCCGCCGGCTTCTGGGGATGTCGTGGGCGGTGGGTGCGTGGATTTCAATGCCTTGGAAGAGGAGTTTCAGGTGCAATTGGCTATGGCGATTAGTGCTTCCGATCCTGATTCAAGACAAGATACTGAATCCGCTCAGATCGATGCTGCCAAGCGGATGAGCCTTGGCTGTTCACCTTCAGTTTCCGGCAGTAAAGCCCTCGCCGAATTTCTCTCGCTTCAGTATTGG AGCTATAATGTTGTAAATTATGATGAGAAAGTGATGGATGGATTCTATGACTTATATGGCATTACTGCAAACTCTAGCACCCGAGGAAAGATGCCACTGTTAGTTGATCTTAAAGAAATATGTGTGACAAGTGATATTGATTATGAGGTGATTTTGGTTAACCGCTTGCTTGATCCTGAGCTTCAACAGTTGGAGAGACAAGCATATAACATATTCATGGAATGCAGAGTTTCTGAATATGGCTTCATTTTAAGTGGTCTGGTTCAAAAAATTGCTGATATAGTTGTTGCTAGAATGGGTGGTCCTGTGGGTGATGCTGAAGAAATGTTGAGAAAGTGGACCCGCAGGAGTTATGAGATGCGTAGTTCCTTGAACACTATTATTCTACCACTTGGATGTCTTGATATTGGACTTGCACGCCATAGAGCTTTACTTTTTAAG GTACTAGCTGATAGGATTAATCTTCCATGCATACTTGTCAAAGGAAGCTACTACACTGGTACTGATGACGGAGCTGTGAACATGATCAAAATTGATAATGGAAG TGAATATATTATTGATCTTATGGGTGCTCCAGGCACGCTAATTCCCTCAGAGGCACCCAGCTGTCAATTTTCGAATTATGGCTTTGATAGGAGGCCCGCAGATGTTATAGAAGTTCCTGAAGATACGCCAGTATTACAAAATGGAGCTGAAGCAGTATCAATTTCATCCACTCAAGATGGAGTAGCAAATGTTTGCAACTTAATATCCAAAGAAGCTTCAGATTTAGATGCTCAATCAAAAGAAAACATTAggaactttattgaagaaattcaAACTGGGAGTTCTGATTATGATTTTGCGAAGCTTCTAGAATTAGAAAGCAGTGCGTGTGAAAGTTCATTGGGTGCATGTGCACAGTCTGCTTCTGCACAAAAGAAGAAAGTGAAAAAAGTGTCGAAGTATGTCATAAGTGCTGCAAAGAACCCAGAATTTGCTCAGAAATTACATGCTGTCTTGTTAGAGAGTGGTGCATCACCTCCTGCAGATTTGTTTTCTGATATAGACTCACAGGATAAGGGTGAAAGCAAAGCGACTTTTCAAATGTATCCACTCAATGGAAAAGGCATAGATGTTGGGCTTCAGAGCCACCCCAATATTTTAGCAAGCCACGGAAAGTCTTCTGCTACTTCTACTGAAACAGAGTATTCGAACAACATTGTCCATGAAAATAAACAGAATCTATCTGCCGAGGGATTGTCTGATGAACAAATGCCCGATACAAATGCAAACAAGCACAGCATCTTTTGGCCTCACAGTATGAAAAACGAGGGATTTGTGTTTGTCGATGTTAATGGTGAAACAGGAAAATTGGTTGATGTTAATGGAACTTTTCATCGTGAACATACGGATGGTCTTTTGTTGACATCTGATGCTGACTTTCACAAAAAACTAGGAAGTGCCTtagtgaatgaagaaagaaggtTGTTGCAAGATAAGAGCAGTGGACCTCTTCAGTGCTATGATTTGAGTCAAAATCCACATGAAAATTTGTTAGAAATTGATAATAGTAAACTGCATGCTAGTGATGAGCACAATGAGACAATTAACCCAATATTAGGTGAAGTTGCAGAATGGGAAATTCCTTGGGAGGATCTTCATATTGGTGAACGTATTGGTATTG GCTCATATGGCGAGGTTTATCGAGCAGATTGGAATGGCACA GAAGTTGCTGTGAAGAAGTTCTTGGATCAAGATTTTTCCGGTGCTGCTTTGGTTCAATTAAAATGTGAA GTTGAAATCATGTTAAGGCTGAGGCATCCTAATGTTGTCCTTTTCATGGGAGCGGTCACTCGCCCTCCTCATTTCTCTATCCTTACAGAGTTTCTTCCCAG GGGAAGTTTGTATAGGTTACTACATCGGCCCAACTCTCAACTGGATGAAAGGAGACGATTGAAAATGGCTCTTGATGTG GCCAAGGGAATGAACTACTTGCACACAAGTCATCCGACCATTGTTCACAGAGATCTAAAGTCCCCCAATCTCCTCGTTGATAAAAACTGGGTTGTCAAG GTTTGCGATTTTGGTTTGTCACGTGTCAAGCAGAATACATTTCTGTCTTCAAAGTCAACTGCTGGAACG CCTGAATGGATGGCGCCAGAAGTCCTAAGGAACGAACCAGCCAATGAAAA GTGTGATGTGTATAGTTTTGGTGTAATATTGTGGGAGTTGACGACATGTCGCATACCATGGAAAGGTTTGAACCCAATGCAGGTTGTAGGAGCTGTTGGATTCCAGAATCGGCGCCTGGAGATTCCAGAAGATGTTGATCCAGCAGTTGCACAGATCATTTGTGATTGTTGGCAAAC GGACTCACAATTGAGGCCATCGTTCTCTCAGCTTATTACTCGACTGCGGCGCCTTCAACGGCTTGTTAAGAAAACATACTCCGGGAATCAAATATCGGAGTGA
- the LOC120085348 gene encoding uncharacterized protein LOC120085348, whose product MMSLPAVLVLHLYSTFGYCLVHELLRFMAGQRGPSLQFVYYTSVRTLDYFCWYCFVLNENSLNDSFQVEYQYEELKLEYCWGAKHLIGPQVSCASFCVAISRHSPRWYPLKSEIKGSSIARGTTLSLSLSVQFTFIPLYR is encoded by the exons ATGATGAGTCTACCTGCAGTTCTTGTTCTGCATTTATACAGTACATTTGGGTATTGTTTAGTTCATGAGCTGCTTAGATTTATGGCGG GTCAAAGGGGACCATCACTACAATTTGTATATTATACCAGTGTCAGGACGTTGGACTATTTCTGCTGGTACTGctttgttttaaatgaaaattctcTTAATGATTCCTTTCAAGTGGAATATCAGTATGAAGAATTAAAG CTTGAATACTGCTGGGGTGCCAAACATTTAATTGGACCACAGGTTTCTTGCGCCAGTTTTTGTGTGGCCATTTCTAGGCATTCTCCTCGTTGGTATCCCTTGAAAAGTGAAATTAAAGGGTCATCCATTGCAAGGGGaacaactctctctctctctctctctgttcaATTTACTTTTATTCCTCTGTATCGTTGA
- the LOC120086250 gene encoding GATA transcription factor 21-like gives MNPLYPSSSFVEKQKEEQEEEDPNLKLYIFSSTSQVVAAAASSSSSSQLAFTSCFSTSNATQHDYQTMNLHLHHHLLQQSHHQLHRHHKGEKSIIGGSREENEVIFSSNMREASERSRLLEKKVEDDDHQMMKKEDHNGSAKYWMSSKMRLMQKMMINTNNKKVINGGANSDHQRATRNYNNNNNEGDGGKWETMTGKSSSSSCNRNIGVQNNGVRVCSDCNTTTTPLWRSGPQGPKSLCNACGIRQRKARRAMAEAANGGGGSVVETTPSGKKEMHKEKKSRLNCDGDSNGGNVGDVKINKCNNNDDHKSYNNLKSQSEKGMMNNEVSFDGTHNFTLRLSKTSGPSAFGKVFPRDEEEAAILLMELSCGLLHSC, from the exons ATGAATCCTCTCTATCCATCATCTTCCTTTGTGgagaaacaaaaagaagaacaagaagaagaagatccaaACCTTAAACTCTATATTTTCTCTTCTACCTCTCAAGTAGTAGCTGCTGctgcttcttcatcttcatcttcacaactTGCTTTTACCAGTTGCTTCAGTACTAGTAATGCCACTCAACATGATTATCAAACAAtgaatcttcatcttcatcatcatcttcttcaacaATCTCACCACCAACTTCATCGTCATCATAAG GGTGAAAAATCCATTATTGGAGGATCAAGGGAAGAGAATGAAGTGATATTTTCATCTAACATGAGGGAGGCTTCTGAAAGATCAAGATTATTAGAGAAGAAAGTAGAGGATGATGATCATCAGATGATGAAGAAAGAAGATCATAATGGGTCAGCAAAATATTGGATGTCTTCAAAGATGAGATTGATGCAAAAGATGATGATAAACACAAACAATAAGAAAGTTATTAATGGTGGTGCAAATTCAGATCATCAAAGAGCTACAAGAAAttacaacaacaataataatgaaGGAGATGGTGGAAAATGGGAAACAATGACGGGAAAATCCTCATCATCATCTTGTAATAGAAATATTGGAGTACAAAACAATGGTGTTAGGGTTTGCAGTGATTGTAACACTACAACCACTCCTCTTTGGCGCAGTGGTCCTCAAGGTCCTAAG TCGCTATGTAATGCTTGTGGGATCAGGCAGAGGAAAGCAAGACGAGCGATGGCGGAAGCTGCAAATGGCGGTGGGGGGTCGGTTGTTGAAACGACACCGTCGGGGAAGAAAGAGATGCACAAGGAGAAGAAATCCAGGTTGAACTGCGATGGAGATAGTAATGGTGGCAATGTTGGTGATGTGAAGATCAACAAGTGCAATAATAATGATGATCATAaatcttataataatttgaagTCACAAAGTGAAAAAGGGATGATGAATAATGAGGTTTCATTTGATGGTACTCATAATTTCACTTTACGTTTGAGCAAAACTAGTGGCCCTTCGGCTTTTGGGAAAGTGTTTCCAAGAGATGAGGAAGAAGCCGCCATTCTTTTGATGGAGCTTTCTTGTGGCCTTCTTCACAGTTGTTGA
- the LOC120086148 gene encoding uncharacterized protein ycf36 isoform X1, with protein MTGVLYILPGKAPPRTFLPSGPNSRPSISPFKNPGPLHLRNSVSRISLSFSFRKGSNMPPETGCPVPPEQLPINEYQTLSTSFPFSWAAGDIVEYCSRLVATGASFALFIGLPVAWFGTVGVESDPLKRFLCAVSSGILFVTIAVVRMYLGWAYVGNRLLSATVEYFLYTDEETGWYDGQSLCLQIWVKTAQVLARDRLLGSYTVKPVLSRLKYTLVSLAASLFVSIVVLVNIDGGQLLGPFFTGKYAADDGSGRVIPGVYSDESARSFEPDAFCGAGEADLVQ; from the exons ATGACCGGAGTCCTGTACATACTCCCGGGAAAAGCACCACCGCGGACTTTCCTTCCGTCGGGGCCGAACTCCAGGCCATCAATTTCACCGTTCAAAAACCCTGGACCTCTCCACCTCCGAAATTCCGTTTCTAGAATATCCCTCTCCTTCTCTTTCCGAAAAGGAAGCAACATGCCACCGGAAACAGGCTGCCCCGTTCCGCCGGAACAGCTGCCGATTAACGAATATCAGACTCTCTCCACCTCTTTCCCCTTCTCCTGGGCCGCTGGAGACATCGTTGAGTACTGTTCTCGATTGGTTGCCACCGGCGCTTCCTTTGCGCTCTTCATCGGACTTCCGGTTGCTTGGTTCGGCACCGTGGGAGTCGAATCGGATCCGTTGAAACGATTTCTTTGCGCTGTTTCGAGTGGGATTTTGTTCGTCACGATTGCGGTTGTTAGGATGTATCTCGGTTGGGCTTACGTCGGTAACCGTCTCCTCAGTGCGACTGTCGAAT ATTTCCTTTATACAGACGAAGAGACCGGATGGTACGACGGGCAG AGCTTATGTCTGCAGATTTGGGTAAAAACCGCCCAAGTTTTAGCGCGCGATCGCCTCCTCGGTTCCTACACT GTGAAGCCGGTGCTCAGTAGGCTAAAGTACACTCTCGTTAGCCTTGCGGCGTCTCTGTTTGTGTCCATTGTCGTGCTCGTCAACATAGATGGAGGCCAATTGCTAGGGCCTTTCTTCACCGGAAAATATGCAGCGGATGACGGCAGTGGCAGAGTAATTCCCGGTGTTTATAGCGACGAATCCGCCAGATCTTTCGAGCCCGATGCGTTCTGTGGAGCTGGGGAAgctgatcttgttcaatga
- the LOC120086148 gene encoding uncharacterized protein ycf36 isoform X4: MTGVLYILPGKAPPRTFLPSGPNSRPSISPFKNPGPLHLRNSVSRISLSFSFRKGSNMPPETGCPVPPEQLPINEYQTLSTSFPFSWAAGDIVEYCSRLVATGASFALFIGLPVAWFGTVGVESDPLKRFLCAVSSGILFVTIAVVRMYLGWAYVGNRLLSATVEYEETGWYDGQIWVKTAQVLARDRLLGSYTVKPVLSRLKYTLVSLAASLFVSIVVLVNIDGGQLLGPFFTGKYAADDGSGRVIPGVYSDESARSFEPDAFCGAGEADLVQ; this comes from the exons ATGACCGGAGTCCTGTACATACTCCCGGGAAAAGCACCACCGCGGACTTTCCTTCCGTCGGGGCCGAACTCCAGGCCATCAATTTCACCGTTCAAAAACCCTGGACCTCTCCACCTCCGAAATTCCGTTTCTAGAATATCCCTCTCCTTCTCTTTCCGAAAAGGAAGCAACATGCCACCGGAAACAGGCTGCCCCGTTCCGCCGGAACAGCTGCCGATTAACGAATATCAGACTCTCTCCACCTCTTTCCCCTTCTCCTGGGCCGCTGGAGACATCGTTGAGTACTGTTCTCGATTGGTTGCCACCGGCGCTTCCTTTGCGCTCTTCATCGGACTTCCGGTTGCTTGGTTCGGCACCGTGGGAGTCGAATCGGATCCGTTGAAACGATTTCTTTGCGCTGTTTCGAGTGGGATTTTGTTCGTCACGATTGCGGTTGTTAGGATGTATCTCGGTTGGGCTTACGTCGGTAACCGTCTCCTCAGTGCGACTGTCGAAT ACGAAGAGACCGGATGGTACGACGGGCAG ATTTGGGTAAAAACCGCCCAAGTTTTAGCGCGCGATCGCCTCCTCGGTTCCTACACT GTGAAGCCGGTGCTCAGTAGGCTAAAGTACACTCTCGTTAGCCTTGCGGCGTCTCTGTTTGTGTCCATTGTCGTGCTCGTCAACATAGATGGAGGCCAATTGCTAGGGCCTTTCTTCACCGGAAAATATGCAGCGGATGACGGCAGTGGCAGAGTAATTCCCGGTGTTTATAGCGACGAATCCGCCAGATCTTTCGAGCCCGATGCGTTCTGTGGAGCTGGGGAAgctgatcttgttcaatga
- the LOC120086148 gene encoding uncharacterized protein ycf36 isoform X2, with amino-acid sequence MTGVLYILPGKAPPRTFLPSGPNSRPSISPFKNPGPLHLRNSVSRISLSFSFRKGSNMPPETGCPVPPEQLPINEYQTLSTSFPFSWAAGDIVEYCSRLVATGASFALFIGLPVAWFGTVGVESDPLKRFLCAVSSGILFVTIAVVRMYLGWAYVGNRLLSATVEYFLYTDEETGWYDGQIWVKTAQVLARDRLLGSYTVKPVLSRLKYTLVSLAASLFVSIVVLVNIDGGQLLGPFFTGKYAADDGSGRVIPGVYSDESARSFEPDAFCGAGEADLVQ; translated from the exons ATGACCGGAGTCCTGTACATACTCCCGGGAAAAGCACCACCGCGGACTTTCCTTCCGTCGGGGCCGAACTCCAGGCCATCAATTTCACCGTTCAAAAACCCTGGACCTCTCCACCTCCGAAATTCCGTTTCTAGAATATCCCTCTCCTTCTCTTTCCGAAAAGGAAGCAACATGCCACCGGAAACAGGCTGCCCCGTTCCGCCGGAACAGCTGCCGATTAACGAATATCAGACTCTCTCCACCTCTTTCCCCTTCTCCTGGGCCGCTGGAGACATCGTTGAGTACTGTTCTCGATTGGTTGCCACCGGCGCTTCCTTTGCGCTCTTCATCGGACTTCCGGTTGCTTGGTTCGGCACCGTGGGAGTCGAATCGGATCCGTTGAAACGATTTCTTTGCGCTGTTTCGAGTGGGATTTTGTTCGTCACGATTGCGGTTGTTAGGATGTATCTCGGTTGGGCTTACGTCGGTAACCGTCTCCTCAGTGCGACTGTCGAAT ATTTCCTTTATACAGACGAAGAGACCGGATGGTACGACGGGCAG ATTTGGGTAAAAACCGCCCAAGTTTTAGCGCGCGATCGCCTCCTCGGTTCCTACACT GTGAAGCCGGTGCTCAGTAGGCTAAAGTACACTCTCGTTAGCCTTGCGGCGTCTCTGTTTGTGTCCATTGTCGTGCTCGTCAACATAGATGGAGGCCAATTGCTAGGGCCTTTCTTCACCGGAAAATATGCAGCGGATGACGGCAGTGGCAGAGTAATTCCCGGTGTTTATAGCGACGAATCCGCCAGATCTTTCGAGCCCGATGCGTTCTGTGGAGCTGGGGAAgctgatcttgttcaatga
- the LOC120086148 gene encoding uncharacterized protein ycf36 isoform X3 has protein sequence MTGVLYILPGKAPPRTFLPSGPNSRPSISPFKNPGPLHLRNSVSRISLSFSFRKGSNMPPETGCPVPPEQLPINEYQTLSTSFPFSWAAGDIVEYCSRLVATGASFALFIGLPVAWFGTVGVESDPLKRFLCAVSSGILFVTIAVVRMYLGWAYVGNRLLSATVEYEETGWYDGQSLCLQIWVKTAQVLARDRLLGSYTVKPVLSRLKYTLVSLAASLFVSIVVLVNIDGGQLLGPFFTGKYAADDGSGRVIPGVYSDESARSFEPDAFCGAGEADLVQ, from the exons ATGACCGGAGTCCTGTACATACTCCCGGGAAAAGCACCACCGCGGACTTTCCTTCCGTCGGGGCCGAACTCCAGGCCATCAATTTCACCGTTCAAAAACCCTGGACCTCTCCACCTCCGAAATTCCGTTTCTAGAATATCCCTCTCCTTCTCTTTCCGAAAAGGAAGCAACATGCCACCGGAAACAGGCTGCCCCGTTCCGCCGGAACAGCTGCCGATTAACGAATATCAGACTCTCTCCACCTCTTTCCCCTTCTCCTGGGCCGCTGGAGACATCGTTGAGTACTGTTCTCGATTGGTTGCCACCGGCGCTTCCTTTGCGCTCTTCATCGGACTTCCGGTTGCTTGGTTCGGCACCGTGGGAGTCGAATCGGATCCGTTGAAACGATTTCTTTGCGCTGTTTCGAGTGGGATTTTGTTCGTCACGATTGCGGTTGTTAGGATGTATCTCGGTTGGGCTTACGTCGGTAACCGTCTCCTCAGTGCGACTGTCGAAT ACGAAGAGACCGGATGGTACGACGGGCAG AGCTTATGTCTGCAGATTTGGGTAAAAACCGCCCAAGTTTTAGCGCGCGATCGCCTCCTCGGTTCCTACACT GTGAAGCCGGTGCTCAGTAGGCTAAAGTACACTCTCGTTAGCCTTGCGGCGTCTCTGTTTGTGTCCATTGTCGTGCTCGTCAACATAGATGGAGGCCAATTGCTAGGGCCTTTCTTCACCGGAAAATATGCAGCGGATGACGGCAGTGGCAGAGTAATTCCCGGTGTTTATAGCGACGAATCCGCCAGATCTTTCGAGCCCGATGCGTTCTGTGGAGCTGGGGAAgctgatcttgttcaatga